The Pseudoalteromonas tunicata genome segment AGGGTATATCCGTCCCCTTTGGGGCTTTAGTTGATTTTGATAAGCATATGGGTACTACGAGTATCCGCAGAATTGACGGTTTTAGGACCGCTACTGTTCGTATTGTACCACCTCAAAACGTAGCGCTTGAGAGTGCCATAATTAAGGTTAGAGATGAGCTTATTCCTACTTTGAAGGGGCAGCAAGGCGTACCAGGAGATCTGAAAGTATCAATTACGGGGGCAGCGGACCAACTGAGCAAAACACAAGCGTCGTTGTCGAAAAACTTCCTAGTAGCGGCCTTGATTACTTTTTTATTATTAGTGGTGATTTTTAAGCATTGGGGTTTTCCTGTGCTGATCTTATCGACTGTGCCATTAGGAATAGCTGGCGGTATTTTTGGTTTAGCGTTGCTCAATACTATTGCATCGCTTGCAGAGACTTTGGGTATTTCCGTTAGCGCGCAACCCTTTGATATGATCACCATGCTCGGCTTTTTGATTTTACTCGGTGTAGTTATTAACAACCCAATTCTCATTGTTGATAAGGTGCGTGGCAACTTAGTTGGTGATAATGTGGATCCTATCTTAGCTGTGAAAAACGCAGTATTTTCAAGATATCGACCTATTCTGATCTCAACACTGACTACTATTTTCGGGTTGGTACCTTTAGTCTTTATCCCTGGTGAAGGTACTGAGTTGTACCGTGGTCTTGGCGTAATAGTCCTGAGTGGCATTTTATTTTCGGCATTCATTACTTTATTTTTTATGCCTGCGTTGTTGATCTTAATTTTGGAGCTACAGCAAAAGTATAGAAAAGCTCGTATTACTGACTCGACTAATGCGGTTACGAATCAAGTCGAAACGACCTTTTAGTTGGAGGGGATAATGGTGGCAGCTGAACATAAGGTTGTTCTAATAACAGGTGCAGCGAAAAGAGTGGGTGCCTACTTATGTAAATATTTCCATCACAAGGGCTGTAACGTCGTTATTCACTATCACAGCTCTAAAGTAGAAGCATTGCAACTTGAAGGTGAGTTGAACCGTCGACGTATTAATAGCGCCAAAGCGTTGTGTGGACAGTTTGCCTGTCATGAGGAATACAGGCTGTTTCAACGCGAAGTTGAGTCTTATTGGGGACGAGTCGATGTGTTAATAAATAACGCATCAAGCTTTTTCCCAACGCCAATTGGCAATGCCACGGTCGATGATGCGCAAGCACTACTGCATAGTAATTTGATCATGCCCACTTTACTAATTCAGGCATTTGCCAAAGCACTCCAAACCAGTGGAGGTTGTGTCATTAATATTTTGGATATTTATGCGCAGTCACCGCTTCGCGACCATATGTTGTATTGCGCGGCGAAGGCAGGCCTAGCCAGTGTAACCAAATCTGTAGCCAAAGAACTCGCACCAGATGTGAGAAGTAATGCGATAGCTCCGGGTAATATTATATGGCCATCGGATTGTACGCTGAGTCAGCCTGAAAAGCAGTGGAGGCTCGCCCAAATCCCATTACAACGGCAAGGTCATCCTCAGGATATTGCTAAAGCAGCATATTTTCTTGCCTTTGATGCGGATTATGTGACGGGTCAGGTGCTCAATGTGGACGGCGGGAAAGCACTTTAATTTGGTATAGGCGCTGTAAGTTTTGCCTAAACGATTAGCGCCTAATTCGACATTCATCTTCTTTAAATCCTGCATCTAAACGCCAATGTAACCCATTTCCTATTTGCCAATGTTGCCTTGCTGAGCTCGCGAGTTCTTTCGCCGTTAAGTGTTCTGAACCAAGATAGTATCTATAATACAAATCATTGCTTACTTTGCCTTGTTCTTTTCTGTAGTAAATAATGACCCCCCACTGTTTTTGCGCCCTCCCAGTGCATCATGTCAATACGATTCACTAAACCGGCAATTGTGTTATGGCGAGGGATCCCTTGTTCAAGAGAAACATATTTTCTCAGCCAATCTAATCTATCATGGCAATAATCCTCAATATCCTCCCAGCCTGATAATCTGATACAACAGCGCTAACAATTAAGAGTATGATATCAAATAGTTTATGAACAATTTAACCTTGTTGGCGAGGGTCATCGATTGACTCGAAATATTTAAATAGCTGAATATCAGGGATGAGGTGATCCTTAAAAAAGGAGTATAAGCTCATACTTTTAAGTCAAGGTAAAGTTTGGGATCTTGCTCTACAACTTGATCCCATTCTATGTAAATATCAGCTGAGCTGTATTATCTAACCAAAATAAAAGCCAACTGTATTGAAGAGTATCGTTGGCTTTTAAAATTTAACAGAATTTAAAGAGGTGTATATGTATCTTTTCTACATTAACCCCTCATAGTAACAAATTCTTCAGAGCCTGTTGGGTGAATGGCCACAACTGAATCAAAATCTGCTTTGGTCGCGCCCATTTTCATCGCAACCGCAAAGCCTTGGATCATTTCATCAACCGCAAAGCCAATTCCATGTAAACCGACAATTTTTTCGTTAGGGCCTTGGCAAACTAGTTTCATTTTGCACGGTTGACGGTGCTGCGTTACTGCGGTGTACATCGCGGTAAAGCTTGAGGTATAAACTTTAATATCGTCTTTACCAAATTGTTCAATTGCCTCAGGCTCGGTAAGGCCAATGGTGCCAATCGGAGGATGACTAAATACCACTGTTGGGACTAAATTGTAATCCATTTTTGCATTAGGCATCGCTTGGTTAAATAAGCGTTCAGCTAACATACGGCCAGCTTTTACTGCGACAGGTGTCAGTTCTACGCCGCCTTCCACAATATCGCCTACAGCATAAATGTTGGCGGTAGATGTTTGTTGGTATTCATCAACAATCACATAACCACGATCGTTTAGGGCAACTCCCGCTGCTTGAATGTTAATCGCATCAGTTGCAGGGTGGCGACCAATAGCCCAAATCAGTTGGTCAACATTGTGACTTTCGCCATTTTCTAAATGCAGGGTAACGCTGCCATCAGCTTCTTTAACTACTTTTGATGGTGTGGCATGGGTGTGTAATTGCGGGCCTTCAGCCGCCATGACTTCTTTTAACGTATCGACAATTAAAGGGTCGAAACTACGAAGTGGCGCGTGTTGGCGCACAAATAGTTGCGTTTGAGTACCTAAACCATTTAATACCCCTGCAAGTTCAACGGCAATATAGCCAGCACCGACTACGGCAACGCGTTTCGGTTGGGTTTTTAATTCAAAAAAGCCATTTGAATCAATGCCATGCTCAGCGCCTGGAATATTTGGAATGCTTGGGCGGCCACCTACTGCAATTAAAAAGTGATCCGCAGTGTAGTGTTCACCGTTTACTTCAATGGTTTTTTCGTCAACAAATTTAGCAAAGCCTTTAATAACAGTTACACCGTTGCTCGCTAAGTATTTGTCGTATCCTTGATGAATACGGCCGATGTAGGCCTCGCGGCTTTCAAGTAATTTAGACCAATTAAAGTTTTTAATTTCTACGTCAAAACCGTAATCAGGGGCGTATAGTTTTATTGCTTCAGCAACTTGAGCACCATGCCACATGACTTTTTTTGGTACACAACCGACGTTGACGCAAGTTCCACCCATGTGTTTAGCTTCAATTAGTGCCACTTTAGCACCACGCATGGCCGCTCGGTTTGCAGATGCAATACCACCACTACCGCCGCCAATTGCAATATAATCAAAATGTTGAGCCATTTTGTTTCCTTAACCGTTTTGAATGTAATGCCCAATAGCATAACATTAAGTAAATAAAAGCAAGAATAAATAAGGTTGACCTATGTTTAGTGAAAAAACATTCACATTTTTGGCCGAGCTTGAACAAAACAATCAGCGCGATTGGTTTAATCAGCATAAAGCCCGGTATGAAGATACGGTGCGAGAGCCCGCTTTAGCCTTTATTCGTCAGATGCAAGCACCAATTTCTGCTATATCGAGTCATTTTGTTGCCTCCGATAAAAAAGTGGGTGGCAGTTTAATGCGTATTCAGCGCGATGCGCGTTTTAGTAAAGATAAAAGTCCATACAAAATGAATATCGGTATTCAGTTTCGCCATTTTTTGGGTAAAGATGTGCATGCGCCGGGATTTTATTTCCATCTTTCTAATCGGGAGTGTTTTGTTGGTGCTGGGATTTGGCGCCCTGACTCAAAGCCGCTAAACAAAATTCGCCATTGCATCGATGAAAACCCAAATAGTTATAAAAAAGCGATTTTTAACTCATCCTTTAGTGACGTGTTTGCTATGTCGGGCGAGAGTCTGCAGCGCCCTCCGAGAGGGTTTGAAAAAGAGCACCCATTATTAGCTGAACTGAAACGAAAAGATTTTATCGCAATCAGCCCGTTAACTAAGCAGCAAGTGTGTAGTGAACATTTGCCTGAGTTGGTGGCTGAGCGTTTTAACTTAGCTGTGCCACTCATGGCCTATTTATGTTTTGCGCTTGAGCAGCCGTTTTAGGCTTGTAATTGCTGAGTTTGCCCCAATTTCTGTTTTTATATGCAATTAACGCAAGAGACACATTATGACTAATCCATTGATTAACCTTGAAGGTTTACCACCATTTTCTCAAATCAAGCCAGAACATATTGTCCCTGCGCTCAAGCAAGGCATTGAAAAGTGCCGTAAAACTATTGATGAAGTGCTGACTCACCCAACGCCAACATGGCAAAACTTTATAGCACCACTTGAAGAAGTCGATGATGAACTCTCTCGTCTTTGGTCGCCAGTGTCGCACATGCATTCGGTGGTCAATAGCCCTGAACTTCGTGAACAGTACGATGTGTGTTTACCGTTAATTTCTGAATATTCAACCTTTGTTGGTCAACATCAAGGTTTGTATCAAGGCTATCAAGCTATTTTTGATTCGCCAGAGTTTGCCTCTTTGTCGGTAGCGCAGCAAAAAGTAATTACCAACGCGCTACGTGATTTTAAATTATCGGGCATTTCGTTATCGCCAGAAAAACAACAGCGTTATGGTGAAATTAGTGCTCGTTTATCAGAGCTTGCAGCTAAATATGGCAACAATGTGATGGATGCAACTCAAGCGTGGCAAAAACACATTACCGATGAAGCGCAATTAAGTGGTTTGCCTGAATCAGCCAAAGCATTAGCGGCACAAACAGCGCAAAGCAAAAACTTAGAAGGTTGGTTGTTTACCTTAGATTTCCCCTCGTATTTACCTGTAATGACCTATGCCGACAGTCAAGAACTTCGTCATGAAACCTATGTCGCCTTTGCCACTCGCGCTTCAGAGCAAGGCCCAAATGCCGGTGAATTCGATAACAGTGCCATTATGAATGAGCAACTGGCACTGCGTCATGAATTAGCTCAATTACTTGATTTTGAAAACTATGCGGAGCATTCTTTAGCAACCAAAATGGCCGAAAATACAGCGCAAGTTTTTGATTTTTTAAATGACTTGGCGGCACGCTCAAAACCACAAGCACAACAAGAGCTCGCTGAAGTGGTTGAGTTTGCAAAACAAACCCATGGTGTTGATAAGCTCGAAGCTTGGGATATTGGTTATTACAGCGAAAAATTAAAACAGCAAAAATATGCGATTTCAGATGAAGTGCTGCGCCCTTATTTTCCGGCAAACCGCGTATTAAGTGGCTTGTTTGAAACGGTTAAGCGCTTATTTGGCATCACAGTGGTTGAAGTAAATGGTATTGATACTTGGCATCCTGATGTGCGTTTTTTCGACATTATCGATGAGTACAACAATAAACGAGGCTCATTCTATTTAGACCTTTATGCCCGTGATAATAAGCGTGGCGGAGCATGGATGGATGACTGTATTGGCCGCAAAGTGCGCCAAAATGGTGAGCTACAATTACCCGTTGCCTATTTGGTGTGTAACTTTAATAAAGCTGTTGGCAATAAACCTGCGTTATTTACCCACAACGAAGTAACGACGTTATTCCATGAATTTGGCCATGGTTTACATCATATGCTGACCAAAATTGAAGCCGGTGCGGTATCGGGTATAAATGGCGTAGCATGGGATGCGGTTGAGCTGCCAAGTCAGTTCCTTGAAAACTGGTGTTATGAAGAAGAAGCATTGGCGTTTATTTCAGGCCACTACGAAACGCATGAGCCTTTACCAAAAGAATTACTCGATAAACTGCTAGCTGCTAAAAATTATCAA includes the following:
- a CDS encoding pteridine reductase produces the protein MVAAEHKVVLITGAAKRVGAYLCKYFHHKGCNVVIHYHSSKVEALQLEGELNRRRINSAKALCGQFACHEEYRLFQREVESYWGRVDVLINNASSFFPTPIGNATVDDAQALLHSNLIMPTLLIQAFAKALQTSGGCVINILDIYAQSPLRDHMLYCAAKAGLASVTKSVAKELAPDVRSNAIAPGNIIWPSDCTLSQPEKQWRLAQIPLQRQGHPQDIAKAAYFLAFDADYVTGQVLNVDGGKAL
- a CDS encoding transposase family protein, whose translation is MRLSGWEDIEDYCHDRLDWLRKYVSLEQGIPRHNTIAGLVNRIDMMHWEGAKTVGGHYLLQKRTRQSKQ
- the gorA gene encoding glutathione-disulfide reductase; this encodes MAQHFDYIAIGGGSGGIASANRAAMRGAKVALIEAKHMGGTCVNVGCVPKKVMWHGAQVAEAIKLYAPDYGFDVEIKNFNWSKLLESREAYIGRIHQGYDKYLASNGVTVIKGFAKFVDEKTIEVNGEHYTADHFLIAVGGRPSIPNIPGAEHGIDSNGFFELKTQPKRVAVVGAGYIAVELAGVLNGLGTQTQLFVRQHAPLRSFDPLIVDTLKEVMAAEGPQLHTHATPSKVVKEADGSVTLHLENGESHNVDQLIWAIGRHPATDAINIQAAGVALNDRGYVIVDEYQQTSTANIYAVGDIVEGGVELTPVAVKAGRMLAERLFNQAMPNAKMDYNLVPTVVFSHPPIGTIGLTEPEAIEQFGKDDIKVYTSSFTAMYTAVTQHRQPCKMKLVCQGPNEKIVGLHGIGFAVDEMIQGFAVAMKMGATKADFDSVVAIHPTGSEEFVTMRG
- a CDS encoding DUF2461 domain-containing protein, with amino-acid sequence MFSEKTFTFLAELEQNNQRDWFNQHKARYEDTVREPALAFIRQMQAPISAISSHFVASDKKVGGSLMRIQRDARFSKDKSPYKMNIGIQFRHFLGKDVHAPGFYFHLSNRECFVGAGIWRPDSKPLNKIRHCIDENPNSYKKAIFNSSFSDVFAMSGESLQRPPRGFEKEHPLLAELKRKDFIAISPLTKQQVCSEHLPELVAERFNLAVPLMAYLCFALEQPF
- the prlC gene encoding oligopeptidase A; the protein is MTNPLINLEGLPPFSQIKPEHIVPALKQGIEKCRKTIDEVLTHPTPTWQNFIAPLEEVDDELSRLWSPVSHMHSVVNSPELREQYDVCLPLISEYSTFVGQHQGLYQGYQAIFDSPEFASLSVAQQKVITNALRDFKLSGISLSPEKQQRYGEISARLSELAAKYGNNVMDATQAWQKHITDEAQLSGLPESAKALAAQTAQSKNLEGWLFTLDFPSYLPVMTYADSQELRHETYVAFATRASEQGPNAGEFDNSAIMNEQLALRHELAQLLDFENYAEHSLATKMAENTAQVFDFLNDLAARSKPQAQQELAEVVEFAKQTHGVDKLEAWDIGYYSEKLKQQKYAISDEVLRPYFPANRVLSGLFETVKRLFGITVVEVNGIDTWHPDVRFFDIIDEYNNKRGSFYLDLYARDNKRGGAWMDDCIGRKVRQNGELQLPVAYLVCNFNKAVGNKPALFTHNEVTTLFHEFGHGLHHMLTKIEAGAVSGINGVAWDAVELPSQFLENWCYEEEALAFISGHYETHEPLPKELLDKLLAAKNYQSAMMMVRQIEFSLFDFHIHADFKVDAKEHIQATIDAVRERVAVIKAPHFNRFQHGFSHIFAGGYSAGYYSYKWAEVLSADAFSRFEEEGVFNTQTGRSFMNNILEMGGSLEPMELFTAFRGRAPQIDALLRHSGIGA